Within Sorangiineae bacterium MSr11367, the genomic segment TGGACCTTTCGCGCCAGAGCCTCCGCCGGTGCCCACGCTCTGGGTGCTGACCAAGCCCACGACGTTCGGCTGCCCCTGGGGCCAGCGCGCGCGGTTACGGCCTCAGAGATAACTGAGCCACGCGGATCGATTGCGCCGCTTGACCCCGGCGAACCAGTGGCACGGGCCATAGAGCAAGGCCAACACCGCGATCCACACCACGTACAGCGTCCCCAGGTCGTAGCCATTCTGCCCGACGAGGCGTGCCGCGCCATGAAGGAGTGGAAGGTGGAGCAGGTAAAAGAACAGTGGCACGCGCCCGAGCACCAGAAAGGGCCGAGCCACACTGGCGCGCGCCAACCCAGGACGATCCAGCGCCGAAAGGGCCAGCAGCGCAGGCCCGAGGGTCATCGCCAAATAGAGCAACGACGGCGGATACTTGGAGCATTTGAGGAAGGAGAGGAACGTAAAAAGCGCGCCACGCGGCTGAACGCTCCACGGCTGTGGATCGCCATAAACGTTGGCGGCGCGAAGCACGATGAAGAGCAGCACCACCGCCGCACCGAGCCAGGCGATGCGCCGCCGCCGCTCCGCAACCTCACCCTGAAGAAGCGCACCGAACGCGTACCCCGCCGCCATCACACCGATCCACGGTACGAGCGGATAGCCGACGTCAATCTGGGTCGCGCCGAACATGGAGAACGCGCCCGACTCGTGCGCCACCATCCATAGGGCCTTGAACGGACCGAGTGCCTCGGCGTGCACGCCATCGAGCGCGTTGTGCAGGCCAATCATGGCCAATGCGAAGACGGCGAGCGCACGCAGCGGCAGAAAGACGAGTGCCGCCATGGCCACCATGCTCCAGCCTAGAGCCCAAATGACCTGGAGCACCACGCCCCCGGAAAACGGCCACCACAGGCGAATGAACGCGATTTCGAGAAAGACCAACCATAGCCCGCGCGTCACGAGAAACTTGGCCAGCTCCGGCTTGGGCCGCCGGCTCAAATAGGCACCCGTTCCAGCGAGGAACACGAAGACCGGTGCACAGAAGTGCGTAATCCACCGGGTTGCGAACCACGCCGACGTCGTGTGGTCCAGATCCATCGGACCGAACTGGGCGCCCGAAAAGAAGTCGCGCACGTGATCGAGCGTCATGATCGCCATCACGATGCCGCGCAGAAGGTCCACCGACTCGATTCGTTCCGTGGCGCGATTCATTCGAAAAATAAGCGCGAAGAGCCCATCATGGCGTGAACTTACCACGACCGCAGCGCGGTGTATCCTATGTACCAATCGCGCCGTACCACTGATACGGGACCCTGTACCGCACAGATACATTGTCGAACGCGAAAACATGCGCAATCTTCGAGTGCAATGACTGTTGCGATGCCCTCGCTCGCCGGACACTACGACGACCTGCGCTGCCGACTGCTGATTGCGGACGTCGAGGAATCGATTCTCTCCGTAGCCTCGTTCGAGGGGCACGAACGCCTCTCATCGCTGTTCTCCTACACGATCGCCGTCATCACGGAACGCGAGGACGTGCAGGATC encodes:
- a CDS encoding heparan-alpha-glucosaminide N-acetyltransferase domain-containing protein translates to MNRATERIESVDLLRGIVMAIMTLDHVRDFFSGAQFGPMDLDHTTSAWFATRWITHFCAPVFVFLAGTGAYLSRRPKPELAKFLVTRGLWLVFLEIAFIRLWWPFSGGVVLQVIWALGWSMVAMAALVFLPLRALAVFALAMIGLHNALDGVHAEALGPFKALWMVAHESGAFSMFGATQIDVGYPLVPWIGVMAAGYAFGALLQGEVAERRRRIAWLGAAVVLLFIVLRAANVYGDPQPWSVQPRGALFTFLSFLKCSKYPPSLLYLAMTLGPALLALSALDRPGLARASVARPFLVLGRVPLFFYLLHLPLLHGAARLVGQNGYDLGTLYVVWIAVLALLYGPCHWFAGVKRRNRSAWLSYL